Below is a genomic region from Chlamydiota bacterium.
TGCAGATATTGTGTATGAAGATGATAACGTTATAGCTTTTAGAGATATTCAGCCCCAAGCACCTATTCATATTTTGATCGTTCCTAAAAAACCTATTGCAACCATTCAAGAAGTTCCAGCAGAGGACTTGTGGCTGATTGCTGAAATGGTCAAAGCTGCACAAAAAATTGCTGATAAATTACAGATTGATGGCTATCGTTTGGTGATCAACAATGGTAAAATCGCCACACAAGCAGTTTTTCATGTGCATATGCACATGCTTGCAGGGCGGCAACTTTCAGGTACACTTGGCTAATGCGTTATTTGCTTTTTTGGATTTTTTGCGTGTGTGGATTTTGCCAAGAAAGTGTTTTAAATCAGATCAAAGCTTTTTTGATTCTAGAAGATCCCGCTTCTGCCATTACTCTTGCCAAAAAGACACTCAAAGAACATCCTCACCTAGAATCGATTCATCGTGCTTTAATTAAAGCTTATTCAGGGCAAGCAGATATTGAAGGCCTATTACAATCCTTTCATGAGTTTCAAATCTTGCATCCTAAAAGCGCATTGGATGAGAGCATTTTGCGTGATGTGTGTTGGGGGATTTTAAATCGAGCCAAACAATCAGATTTTGCCCAGCATCGTAAAATGGCGATCATTGGGAGTGTGTTGTCGAGGGAGCATTTGGGAGTTTTGCTGATAGAACAAAAGATGCAAGATCTCAATCCTGATGTCAGGGCGTTTGCTTGCGTGCAGGCGATCCAGCTAAGAGATTACCGTTTGCAGAAAAAAATGCTGCAATTATTACAAAAAGAAAAAGATCTACATGTAAAAATAGCCTGCATTTATGCCCTTGGACAGATGCAATCCAAAGATGCCATCGAATCTTTAAAAAAGATTGCTTTTCATAAAGACGCTTTTCCAGAAGAAAAGATGCAAGCTCATTTAAGTCTTTTACATCTTTTACATGAAGAAGATCCTAAAAATATCCACCGCTATTTAAATGCAGATAATCCATATGAAAAAGCTTTTGCGTGTGATCTGATTGTTGCAAAAAACATGTCTAATAAATTGCTAAGATTGCTGTTTTTGTTAGAAGATCCCAACAGGGATGTGAGAAAACATGCGCTTTTGGCACTTGGCATTTTGTTTGATGAAAACTGGACAAAAAAAGTGATCTTTGAGCATGTCGAAAAA
It encodes:
- a CDS encoding Purine nucleoside phosphoramidase; amino-acid sequence: MTIFEKIINKEIPADIVYEDDNVIAFRDIQPQAPIHILIVPKKPIATIQEVPAEDLWLIAEMVKAAQKIADKLQIDGYRLVINNGKIATQAVFHVHMHMLAGRQLSGTLG